AAATACTTAAATCATATAAAAACATGATTCAGCAGCTAAAAATTAGTTATCATAAATAGTTCCCTTTAAATAGGTACTTGTAACTTCATCTATCTTTACATTAACAAAAGTACCAATTTCACCGTTTTCTATGACTACATGCTTGTAAGAATCTGTCCTTCCAATGTAACCGCCCTTACTACCTTTTTCTGTTATTAAAATTTCATGAACTTTTCCGATTTCTGCAAGGTTGTTCTGGTAAAGTATCTTTGATTTAAGATCATTCAGTGCTTTAGACCTTTTTTTCATAATGTTATGGTCTATTTCAGGCATTGAAGAGGATATAGCCATTGGTCTGTGTCTGTATTTCGAAATATGGATAAAGTTTGGCTTAATATCTTCGATTAACTTTAAAGTGTCTTCAAAGTCTTCATCAGTTTCTGTTGGATAGCCCACTATTATATCTGTAGCTATAGAAATCTCGGGTATTTTTTCCCTGACTTTTGATATTATATCTTTATACTGTGCAACTGTGTGATCACGACCCATATGATTTAATACAGAGTCGCTGCCGCTTTGAATAGGGATATGCATGAATTTATAGACATTTTTATGCATAAAAGCCTCGATTAACCCATCTAGATCTCGCATCATGCTCTTTGGGTGCATCATTCCAACTCTCAACCTGAAATCACCAGGAATCGTAGTTATCTCTTTTATAAGTTCCGAAAGTTTTCCTCCAGTATCCATCCCATATGCAGCCGTATCTTGAGCCGTGAGTTGAATTTCAACACATCCATCCGCTACTGCGCTTTCAATCTCATTCTTTATATCTTCAACTGGATAGCTCTGGAGTTTTCCCCTTGCAAACCTTGTACAGCAGTAAGTGCATCTTCCAACACATCCCTCACATATTTGAGATATATGTACAAATGGATCGAAACGTATCTTTGGAAGGCCTGCCTTTATATCTTCACTATGACCTGTAATCCGCGAAGTTTTATCATTCATGCATGACTTCACAACATCTATAGTCGATTTAATTTGACGCGGCCCAATCCATCCAGCAGAAGGTGCAGCTTTTCTAAGTTTATCTGGATCAATTTCCACCATACATCCAGAAATTATCAACTTTTTATCTGGAAACTGCTCCTGAACCTTCTTAATCCTGTTTATAACCTTCTGTTCTGTCGGCTGTTTAACATAACATGTGTTAAGTATGATCACATCTGCATCTTCCATCTTTGAAACTATCTGGGCATTGTCTTCCTGCAGAAGCCCTGCCATTATCTGTGAGTCACCCTGATTAAATGTACAACCAAATGTATCAATGTAAACTTTCATTTTATCGACCTGATCCTGTGTAAAAATATAAATTGAACTGTGTGATCTAATCTAAAATTAGCTATAAATATATTGTTTTAACTAAAAATTAGTTGGATAGTATAATCTCTTTAAAAGTAATATCCGGAACCTATTCAGGCCATCCATGTTTCCCAATCATCGGAACAAAAGCAACTCCACCCAGTGATTTCTCTTTGAATTCAGTTTCGGATTTCTTAACAATACAGATAAGATCCTGGAAATATGCCTGTTCTCCAACTGGAACTAAGAGCCTTCCACCAACCTTAAGCTGTTCTTTAAAGGGTTCAGGAACATATGGGGCACTAGCAGTCCCATAAATTCGATCATATGGCGCTTCTTTTTCATATCCAAGTGTTCCATCACCAATTATCACTGTTACATTTTCATCGTAGCCAGTTCTTGTAAGGTTCTCTTCGGCCAGTTTTGCAAGATATTCTATCCTTTCTATGCTGTAAACATGGCCTTTTTTGCCCATGGCCTCTGAAATAACAGCTGCATTGTATCCAAAACCAGTCCCAATCTCTAAAACTTTCATATCCTCTTCAAGTTGAAGTCTCTCACATATCATTGCTACCATATGTGGTGCTGAGATTGTTTGACCCTTTCCTATTGGAAGAGGTTGATCAT
This genomic window from Methanobacterium sp. contains:
- a CDS encoding protein-L-isoaspartate O-methyltransferase; the protein is MMINERKELVKRLSEYGYIKSENVRQAMEKVPREEFLPEENKSYAYNDQPLPIGKGQTISAPHMVAMICERLQLEEDMKVLEIGTGFGYNAAVISEAMGKKGHVYSIERIEYLAKLAEENLTRTGYDENVTVIIGDGTLGYEKEAPYDRIYGTASAPYVPEPFKEQLKVGGRLLVPVGEQAYFQDLICIVKKSETEFKEKSLGGVAFVPMIGKHGWPE
- a CDS encoding tRNA (N(6)-L-threonylcarbamoyladenosine(37)-C(2))-methylthiotransferase, whose translation is MKVYIDTFGCTFNQGDSQIMAGLLQEDNAQIVSKMEDADVIILNTCYVKQPTEQKVINRIKKVQEQFPDKKLIISGCMVEIDPDKLRKAAPSAGWIGPRQIKSTIDVVKSCMNDKTSRITGHSEDIKAGLPKIRFDPFVHISQICEGCVGRCTYCCTRFARGKLQSYPVEDIKNEIESAVADGCVEIQLTAQDTAAYGMDTGGKLSELIKEITTIPGDFRLRVGMMHPKSMMRDLDGLIEAFMHKNVYKFMHIPIQSGSDSVLNHMGRDHTVAQYKDIISKVREKIPEISIATDIIVGYPTETDEDFEDTLKLIEDIKPNFIHISKYRHRPMAISSSMPEIDHNIMKKRSKALNDLKSKILYQNNLAEIGKVHEILITEKGSKGGYIGRTDSYKHVVIENGEIGTFVNVKIDEVTSTYLKGTIYDN